The stretch of DNA CGCAGCGTCCGCGAACTGCAACGTGCGATTGCGGAGTTTCTCGACACCCACAATCAAAAGCCGCGCCCGTTCGTGTGGACCAAAACCGCCGCCGACATCCTCGCCAGCTTCGCTCATCGAACAGTCCAAACTCATGGCCCGTCACTTATTAAATGAACCATTGGGACAAGACTAGAGAGGGGCTGAGAATATCAAAGGCGCGGCGCCAGGATCGGTGAGCAAGGATCGGTGAACGAGGATCGGTGAAGCAATGGAGTCGTTGCGATGGAGTCGTTGAAGGACAAGGCATGCATCGTCGGCGTGGGCGAGAGCGCATTCACGCGCGGCTCGGGCAAGACCGAGCTGCAGTTGATGCTCGAAGCGTCGGCGCGGGCGCTCGAAGACGCCGGGCTCAAGCCGCACGACATCGACGGCGTCGTCGGGCCGCCGCTCGGCGCCTCGGCCGAGCATTTCGCAGCCAACCTGGGAATCGAGGACCTGCGCTACTCGACGTACGTGCAGATGGGCGGCGCAAGCCCGGTGGTCGCGCTGCAAAGCGCCGCGATGGCGGTGGCGTTCGGCGTCGCCAATTGCGTGCTGGTGCCGTGCGGATGGAACGGCTACTCGGTGATGCGCGTGAGCTCGGGCGGGCAGGGCGGCAGAGGCTCGGCGCCGCCGGGTCCGCTCGCCGCAACGATCGGCGCATACTATCTGCCCTACGGCGCAATCGCGCCCGTGCAATGGTACGCGTGGCTTGCGACCCGCCACATGAAACTCTACGGCACGCCGTTCGAGACGATGGGCACGATTGCGGTGACTTCGCGCAAGCACGCCCAGCTCAATCCGAATGCCTACATGCGCGGCCGTCCGCTCACGATGGACGAGTACCTGAAGTCGCGATGGGTCTCCTATCCCTTCCGGCTCTACGATTGCTGCCTCGAGACCGACGCCGCCGGCGCAGTGATTGTCACTTCGCCCGAGCGCGCGCGCGATCTCCGCCGCCCGCCGGTTTATATTTCCGGCGTCGCCGAAGGCCATCCCTATCCGGCCGACGATATTCCGGCGCGTCCCGATCCGTTCGTGATCGGACTGACCTTCGCCGCGCCCAAGGCGTTTCGGATGGCGGGCGTCACGCCCAAGGACCTCGACTTTGCCGAAATCTACGACTGCTTCACCTACGTCGTGATGCTGCAGATGGAGGCGCTGGGGCTCTGCAAGCGTGGCGAGATCAAGGACTTCGTCACGCCCGAGCGGATAAGCCTCGGCGGCGAATTGCCGATCAACACGCACGGCGGGCTCCATTCCGAGGCCCACGTCTGGGGTATCAATCATATCGTCGAGGCGGCGCGCCAGTTGCGCCACGAATGCGGCGAGCGTCAGGTCAAGGACGCCGAGGTCGGGTTGGTGACGGGATGGGGCGACTTCGGCGACGGCGGACTGGCGATCCTGAGGAGGTAGCGATGGCGGCCGGGACCGAGAGCGAATACAAACTGCCGCTGCCGAAGATGCGCGGGACGGCGGCCGAGTTCTACAAATTCTGCCAGGCGCACGAATTGCGCTTTCAGCGATGCGTCGATTGCGGCGCGTGGCGTCATATTCCGCGCGACATGTGCGCGAAGTGCGGGTCGTTCAACTTCGAGTGGGCGCGTTCTTCAGGCAAGGGCACGGTGTTTTCGTGGACCGTGGCGGCGCAGCCCTTCGTGCCGCAATTCGCCCCGCTGGTGCCCTATGCGCCGGCCGTGATCGAACTGGAAGAGGGCGTGCGGATGGTTTCGTGGATCATCGACGTCAAGCCCGACGAAATGGCGCTCGGGATGCCGGTGGAAGTCGCGTTCGACGATGTGACGCCCGAGGTGACGCTGCCCAAATTCCGCCGCCGGCGCTGACCTCGTCGGCGCTCGCGTTGATAACCCAGCACGCCGCGTTTCCACGATGCGGCCGCGGTGGAGTATGCTCCGCTGGCCGTGCTCGCCGGAGCCGAAAGACTCGCGGCGCGGCGGTCAAAACCGATTCGGAGGGGCCTCGCATGGCTGGCAAGGGATCGATCGTCTGTGGCTTTATCGCACCGCATCCGCCGCACCTCGTGTACGGCGAAAATCCGCCGCAGAACATCCCGCGCTCGAGCGGCGGATGGGAGGTTCTGCGCTGGGCCTACGACAATTGCCGCGAGAAGATCAAACAGCTCAAGCCTGATGTGATCATCGTCCATACGCCGCATTGGATGACGCTGGTCGGCCATCACGTGACCCGCGTGCCGCGGCTCAAGGGTCTTTCGGTCGATCCGATCTTTCCGCATCTCTTCCGCTACAACTTCGACACCGCGATCGATGTCGAACTGGCCGACGCCGTTTACGACGAGGCGCGCGCCGAGGGCCTCATCGCGCGCAAGATGACGAATCCGAACTTTCGCCTCGACTACGGGACGATCGTCACCTCGCACATGCTCAATCCCGGCTGGGATATTCCGATCTTGAGCCTGTCGGCGAACAATTCGCCCTACTATTTCTCGCTCGGCGTCGGAATCGAGGAGATGTACAAGCTCGGACGGGCGACGCGGCGCGCGATCGAGAAGACCGGCCGGCGCGCCGTGCTGGCCGCGAGCAATACGCTCTCGCATTTTCATTTCGACCGCGAGCCCGACCCCAATCTGCCCGAGGACATGAGCAAGGAGCACGTCTTCAGCCACGCCAACTACCTGTGGGACATGCGGGTGCTGCGTCTGATGCGCGAGGGCAGGATGGACGAGCTGCTGCAGGTGCTGCCCGAGTTCATCGAAAAAACCGGCGCCGAGGTGAAGTCGGGTGGGCTCTTCTGGATGCTCGCGGCGATGGGTTTTCCGAAGGTTCCTGCGCGCGTGCACGGCTACTGGAGCGTGATCGCGACCGGCAACGCGGTGGTCGAATGGGACCTCTCCGCGGAGGCGAACGGCGCCGGAGCGAACCTCCATGCCTGAGCCACGGCCCCAGGGGCGGATCGTCAAAGGCTACATCATGCCGGGCATGCCGCACGTGATGCTGCCGCGGGAGTCGGCGAGCCGCGCCGAATTGCGCAACGCCTGCCACGCCGCGGGCGCGGGTGTGCGCGAGGCGCGGCCCGACGTGCTGGTGATCTTCAGCACGCAGTGGGTTTCCGTGCTCGGCCACCTGGTGCAGGCGCGCGCGAATCCGACGGGATTGCACGTCGATGAGAACTGGTACGATATCGGCAATCTGCCCTATGACTTTCGCACCGACCTCGAACTCGCGCATCGCACGATCGAGCTGGGGACGGCCGCTGGCCTGCAGGTGCGTCCGGTGGATTACGAGGGATTTCCGGTCGACACCGGCACGCTGGTGGCGCTGAGCTTCCTCAATCCGAAAAATGAAATTCCGGTCGTGTGCATCTCATGCAACATCTATTCGGGGCGTGACGAGGAAATGAAACTGGGCAAGGCTGCGGCCGACGCGGTGCGCGCGCTTGGCCGCCGCGCCGTCGCGATCGCCTCGAGCGGGCTCTCCGGCCACTACTTCACCCGCGAGATTACCGACGACGAGGATAGGATCGTGAGCGAGACGGACGACGCGCTAAACCGCAGGCTGCTCGATCTCATCGCCGCCGGCAAATCCGCCGAGGCGATGGATCTGGTTCCCGAGTATGCGGCGAAAACCGGCGCCGACATGCAATTCAAAAGCTACTACTGGCTGATGGGTGCGCTCGGCTCCGACGGGGCAAAGGGCAAGGTGCTGGGTTACGGATCGATCTGGGGCAGCGGCGCCGCGGTGATCGAGTTTTCCGCCTGAACGCCGGAAGTGCCAGGTTCGAATCGCGCCGCACGGGCGCTTGGGCGTGGGGAGAAGAGTCGATGACTGCTGACTATTCCATCTGGGTCCTTGGCTACGCGCGCACCAAGGTGTCGGGCGATTTCATGGGCGGCTCGCCGATCGCCAGCAACACCGGAACCTTCGAAATTCCGATGCTCTATACGCTGGTGGTCTCGGCGCCGGGTGCGCGCGAGCGCCGGGTGATCGCGATTGACACCGGCTTCGGCGAGAGCGGCTTCTCCTCCGCCGAAGACAAGCTTTCCGGGATGTTCACCGATATCGAATGGCCCGACGCCGTGTTCGGCAAAATCGGCTTTCGTCCCGAGGACGTGGACACCGTGATCCTGACCCACATGCATGCCGACCACGCGGGTAACGTGGTCGCTTTTCCCAACGCTAAGGTCTATGTCCAGCGCGAAGAGTACGAGGGATGGACGCGGCTTCGCCGCGGCGAGCTGATCAAGACGGCGGGGCCCGGCTCGTGGGCGGTCTCGTCGATCAACTGGGAGAACTTCGACCGCTTCGCCGAGGCGATCGCCGCGGGCCGCGTCACGCTGCTCGACGGCGATCGCGAAGTCGCGCCGGGCGTCACCTGCCGGCTGGCCTCGCAATCGCACACCTTCGGCTCGCAGTGGGTGGAGATCGAAACGGCCTCGGGCCCGCATATCGCGGCGGGCGATTGCGTGTACTGGTACGCGAATCTCGAGAAGATGTGGCCGCCCGGCTATATCCAGGGAAATCCGTGGAACGTGATGCAGGTGTTCGAGAAGATGAGCGGGATTATCGGCGACAAGCTGCCGCGCGTGGTTCCCGGCCATGACATGGAAGTCTTCAAACGCAACGTCAGCTGGACCGCCGGATTGAATCCGATCGCGGAGCTGCATCTGGCGGCGGGCGAGAAATCGCGCCGCCCGAAGTAAACGAATCGAACAGGCTTGGCCGGATCGGTCTCGGACGTTCTCGAACTCAGCACTTCGCGCAGAGCATCGGCGCTCAGCGGACCGTCCAGAAAGTGTCGGCGATCGCCGACGTTTTTGCCGCGAGCCGCTCGAGGCTGAGTCCCCAGCTCGGCGGCAGGAGCAACATCGAGTTCGCCCGCTTCCACAGCGGCTCGACGAGCTCGCGCACCTGGTCGGGACTGCCGCAGAGCGCGAAGGTCTTCGCCATCTCGTCCGGAACCAGGGGAGCGGCCTCGGCGCAGGTCATCGACTTCGACGCTTCCTGGAGCTTGCGCGCCTCCGCGCAGAAGCCGTGGGCTTCGAAGTACGGATGGTACTGGGCAAAGCCCGCATAGAACGCCACGAACGGTTTGGCCTCGTTGACCGCGATTTTGGGATCTCGATCGATCGACACCGTGACCCAGGGCTGAAAGTGGATTTTCGACGGGTCGCGCCCCGCGCGCGCTGCGCCGACGGCAAGCGACTTCTGCGCCTGACCCAACGACCAAGCGACAGACCACACCGGATGTCCGATGAGCCCGTCGCCCACCTCGCCGGCCAGCTCGCACATCCGCTGGCGCAGGGCGGCGATCCACACCGGAATCCGCTCGCGCAGCGGCGGCGCGGTCGGCGCGTAGGCGTGAAAATCAAGCTGATAGCATTCGCCCTGCCACGGTTTCATCGCGCCGGCGCGCGCGCCGTCTTCGACGTGCCGCAGAATCTGCACGACTTCGCGCAATCGCGAAACCGGCCTGTCGTAGGGCATGCCGTAGTAGCCCTTGGTGAAATGCATCGGGCCGGTGCCGAGGCCCAGGACAAAGCGACCGTGCGAAAGGTGGTCCAGGTCGAGGGCGGCCATCGCCGTCTCGAACGGGCTGCGGACGAGCCCGATCGCGATACCGCTCGCCAGCTGAACGCGCCTGGTGACCGTCGCCGCCGCGGCAAGCGGCACGAACGGAGGACCATAGACCTGCGGGACCTCGATTCCGGCAAGCCCGCGCTCTTCGAACGCGCGCGCCGCGGCGAGGAAATCGTCGCCACCGCTGAAGAAGAGACTCGCCCAGTATTCTCGTTCCAAAATTCCGTTCCTCTCATTGCCGGCGGGTATCACCAGCAATCACGCTCATGCAGACGTCGAATTATCGCCGGTTTGACTCGGGCTCCTTCATCATGGGCGATCCTAGTCTATGCGCGAGCAGGCGCAAGTTGACTCGTGCGGCGTCAGCGGTCAGGCGTGCGCGCAAAGTTGGGGTGGATGTGCCGCCCTGAACTCGTTCGCCACGTCACGCATCGTCCTGAACCTAACGCCGTCGTGGCTTCGAATGTGATCGACCAGCCGCTCGAGCATCAGCAGCCGATGACCACGGCCGATGCATTGCGGATGCAGCGTCAGGATGTAGGTGCCCTCGCCAAGGCGGCCGTGGAGATAGTCGAAATCGCCCGCCCAGACCTCGAGGATGCGCGAGGGCGAGGCGATTCCCGGGTTCACGCCATTGCGGGTCCAGATGTGTTCGAAGGCGACGAAGTCGTCGAGTCCCCAGGTAAACGGCAGTTCAACGACATCGGTCGGGCGGCCGAAGATGAACGCGCTGTCCTTGGGGGCCTGGTCGCCGACCCTGCAATAGTAGGGCGTGAAGTCGTCGCCCATCATGCTGCTGTCGTAAAGCATCCCGTGGCCGACGAGCAGTTCGAGCGTGAGCGGCGTAAGCCCGGCGGCGGGCGAGCGGTAACCGACGGGTGTTTGGCCAGTGACCTTTTTCAGCGACGCGATCGCGAGGTCGAAGTCGCGCCGCTCTTCTTCGGGCGAAGCGAGGCGTTCGTGGCGGTAGCCGTGATGGCCAATCTCGTGACCGGCGGCGGCGATCCGCGCGACGGCGTCGGGATAGGTGTCGGCGGTGTGGCCCGGGACGAACCAGGTCGAAGGAATTTTCCAGTCGCGCAGCATGTCGAGCAGCCGTCGTGCGCCGACCAGGCCAAACTCGCCGCGCGAGATCGCGCTTGGCGAGGTAGCATGGAAGTTGCCTATCCAGACCGAGATCGCG from Candidatus Binataceae bacterium encodes:
- a CDS encoding LLM class flavin-dependent oxidoreductase; the encoded protein is MEREYWASLFFSGGDDFLAAARAFEERGLAGIEVPQVYGPPFVPLAAAATVTRRVQLASGIAIGLVRSPFETAMAALDLDHLSHGRFVLGLGTGPMHFTKGYYGMPYDRPVSRLREVVQILRHVEDGARAGAMKPWQGECYQLDFHAYAPTAPPLRERIPVWIAALRQRMCELAGEVGDGLIGHPVWSVAWSLGQAQKSLAVGAARAGRDPSKIHFQPWVTVSIDRDPKIAVNEAKPFVAFYAGFAQYHPYFEAHGFCAEARKLQEASKSMTCAEAAPLVPDEMAKTFALCGSPDQVRELVEPLWKRANSMLLLPPSWGLSLERLAAKTSAIADTFWTVR
- a CDS encoding N-acyl homoserine lactonase family protein, encoding MTADYSIWVLGYARTKVSGDFMGGSPIASNTGTFEIPMLYTLVVSAPGARERRVIAIDTGFGESGFSSAEDKLSGMFTDIEWPDAVFGKIGFRPEDVDTVILTHMHADHAGNVVAFPNAKVYVQREEYEGWTRLRRGELIKTAGPGSWAVSSINWENFDRFAEAIAAGRVTLLDGDREVAPGVTCRLASQSHTFGSQWVEIETASGPHIAAGDCVYWYANLEKMWPPGYIQGNPWNVMQVFEKMSGIIGDKLPRVVPGHDMEVFKRNVSWTAGLNPIAELHLAAGEKSRRPK
- a CDS encoding polysaccharide deacetylase, giving the protein MTKKINVCLTFDFDAISVWIGNFHATSPSAISRGEFGLVGARRLLDMLRDWKIPSTWFVPGHTADTYPDAVARIAAAGHEIGHHGYRHERLASPEEERRDFDLAIASLKKVTGQTPVGYRSPAAGLTPLTLELLVGHGMLYDSSMMGDDFTPYYCRVGDQAPKDSAFIFGRPTDVVELPFTWGLDDFVAFEHIWTRNGVNPGIASPSRILEVWAGDFDYLHGRLGEGTYILTLHPQCIGRGHRLLMLERLVDHIRSHDGVRFRTMRDVANEFRAAHPPQLCAHA
- a CDS encoding Zn-ribbon domain-containing OB-fold protein, which produces MAAGTESEYKLPLPKMRGTAAEFYKFCQAHELRFQRCVDCGAWRHIPRDMCAKCGSFNFEWARSSGKGTVFSWTVAAQPFVPQFAPLVPYAPAVIELEEGVRMVSWIIDVKPDEMALGMPVEVAFDDVTPEVTLPKFRRRR